CGGCCCGGGCTCATTACGGGGAAGTGCTTTACGAGCGAGGTTGCCCGGAACCGGCCTCGCGCGAGTTGTACCGCGCGCTGGAGCTTTTTCGGGAAACGCCGCTCCCGGCTCCGGGTGTCGGCCTGGCCGTGATCACCAACCTGAGCCAGGCGCTCATGCGGATGGAACGTTATTCCCAGGCCGAAGCGGTGCTGGCTCCGGCGGTACGGGAGAGTCCCGGTTGGCTGCTTCACTCGCTGTACGCTTCTCTCTCCCGCCGGCAAGGGCGCATCGAGCCGGCTCGTCGGCATTACCGCCTGGCTCTGGCGGGGAATCCGCTCTGGATACCGGCGCTCTGCGAACTCGGGCTTATGGAAGCTCAGAGCGGCGATCCGGCGGCGGCCGCGCGTTATTACCGGCGGGCACTCCTCCTCTCTCCTCGCAGCCCCCGCGCCCGCTATTACCTGGCGCTGCTGCGGCTCGACCAGGGAGATCCGGCGTCAGCCCAAGCGATCCTGGAGCCCCTGCGCCGCGAATATCCTTCGAGCCAGTGGCTGGCCCGGGCCGCGGCGGCGGCCGCCGCCGCCGGAAACGGAGCGCCCCCCCTCTTCGAGCCTCCCCCGCCCGGTTTTCCCAAGGAGCCGGATATCCCCTTTTTCGCGCCGGGAGAGCAGGGAGCCGGTGCGATCGCCCTCGCTCCCTGATCCGGTCCGTCGTTCAGCCGGCTTCCGCCGGTTCCGGAGCCGGCAGCATCGCCCCCTGCTGACGCCGCAGCACTTCCCCGGAAATAAGTATCCGCAGTCTGGTGCTGTCGAGTATTCCGGCGGCTTTCATGCTCCGGCGGTCTTCCACTACCGCCAGGCGGTCGAAATGAAGCTGGTCCATCAACTCCATGGCTTCCTTGAGAGGGGTGTCCACCGTCACGACTTCGGTTACCGGCAGCATCACGTCGCCCGCGAGGAGCCAATCCCAGCATTCATGGCTCCCCATCACCTCTTTCAACCCCTCGAGGGTGATCAGGCCCACGATTTTCCCCGCGCGGTCGGTGACGGGAAGCGACGTGGCGGCATGGGTGGTGAATTCCTGGACGACTCGATTGATGCTGTCGTGTTCGACGATGGTGGGGGCATCGCGGTCCATGGCCTTTCCGGCGGTCATCTCCGCGATAACGTCATCCTGGGTGATGTCGCGCCCGGCCTCGTCCGCCGCGCGAATCGCGAATTTGACCATGGAAGGCCCGATGACCTGGACGATCAGGGTCGTGGCCGTGACCGCGGAGATGATCATATCGCCCAGGCTGAGGCCTTCTCCGGCGGGGATCTCGCCCAAATGGTGGGCGGCCATGATCGAAAGACCCACCGCCACCCCGCCCTGGGCGAAGAGACCGTAGCCGCAGTACCGCGTGACCGTGGGTGGAGCCTGAGAAACGTATCCCCCCAGCCTCGCGCCGTAGAGCTTGCCCAAGCTGCGGGCGACTACGTACACGGCGATAACCAGCCAGAACCATCCGGGCATCTCCCCGATCCCGAGCCGCGCTCCGACCAGGACGAAAAAGATGACATAGATCGGTTTGGAGAGCATTTGGATCAGGGAAAACAACTCTTCGCTGCGGCGGGGGGCGAGGTTGGTCAGCGTCACTCCCAGGGCCATGGTGGCCAGGATGATGTCCATCCCCGATACCGAGGAAATGCCGATGACCAGGAGCAGGATGGCCAGGGCCAACACCAGGGTCTGCTCCTTCCTTCTCAGCCAGCGGAGCAGGGGGTTGAGGAAAAAGCCCATCCCCACCCCCAGGGCGATCGCCCCGAACAGCTCGACCGCGATCCGCCCCGCCACCGCCTGCAGCGAGACCTCCCCGCCGGTGAGAATCGAGGCGATCGAGGTTCCGAATCCGTATAAGGTCATGGCCAGGGCGTCGTCGAGAGCCACGATCGCCACCAGAGAGGTGGTCAGTATCCCCCGGGATCGGTATTCCCAGAGAACGTCGATGGTCGAGGCCGGGTCGGTGGCCGAGGAGATGGACCCGAAAACGATACCCGAAGCCACGGCCAGGGGCAGGTTCCCGAGGAAATGCCAGCAGAGAAGCGTCACCGGAATGCCGACCAGGAGAAACGCCCCCATGCCTTCCCCGACGAGAATCGCGGAGAACTGCCGGCCGTATTTCCGGAAGGTGGCCCCGTGAAGTTCGCCGCCCACCAGAAAACCGATCAAGCCCAGGGCGAAGAGGTTGAAGGTTCCCAGGGTGGCGATGGAGTCGTCGTTGATCAGCCCTATTCCGCTCTTCCCGATCAGGACCCCGATGGCGATGTATCCGACGACCTGGGGAATCCGCAACAGCTGGAAAAGCCTCGCTCCCAGGATGCCGCCGAAAGCCCCGATTCCGAGCAGAGCCAGGATGTCGAGATCGAAAATACTCATGAAACGTCTTCTTCGGCCACAATCCGATAGATTTCCTCGGAGGATTCCGCGGTCAGGATCCGCTCGCGGAAATCCCGGCGCCTGAGTCTGGCGCCGAGCGCGGCCAGGGTCTGCAGATAATCGGAGTGTTGGTTTTTTCCGGCCGCGATCATGCAGATGATCCGGACCGGCGTGGAGTCGAGCGAAGTATAGTCGGGAATATCGCGCTTATTGACGCCCATGGCCATGACCAATTTGGTAACCGAGGGAATCCGGACATGGGGAATTCCGATCCCGCCGCCGATTCCGGTGCTCATCAGTTCTTCCCGGTGGAAGATCCCTTCGGCCAGCGCCGCGCGGTCCTTGATGTCCGTGGTGTCGACGATGGCGTCGATCAGCAGGTCCAGGGCTTCTTTTTTCCCGGAGACGTCGATGATCAGGATCCGAGCCGGGTTGAGTATGGTGCTCAGATCGACCGGGTAGGCCGGGGGGGGCTTTCCCGCCGCCAGTTTTTCGTCCAGCCATTGGTTGATCCTGGACCGCTTGAAGCGCCATGAATTCCCCAGCTTGCCGGCGGGGATGTCCCCTCTTTGCGCCCAGTCGTACACGGTCCGTTCGGAGACCCGTAAGAGCCGGGCGACTTCTTCGATAGTCATTATTTCTTCTTCCATAAGCCGTCTTCCCCGTAGAGTTGACTCCCGGTCGACGGATCGCCTTCCGCTCCGGTCGTTTCCGGGAAGAAAACACAACCGTTGGCAAATTATGCTACCCGATGTCAATAAGTGCCAGGAAAATCATATAAATTACAAAATGAGTCGGTCGGATATTTGAGGTGAACGATCGGGGAAAGTGAAGTAAAATATTTATTTAATGAGGTTCAGGGGTCCGGACGCGCCGGTTCCCGGACGCCAACCGAAAAGGGAGAAACGATGACCCCGGAAAGGTCGGTCGGGGATATTGAATACCCCTGTCGATGGGGTTACACTCTCATCGGGGAAAACCGGGATACGCTTTGCCGCGCGGCCCGCGCCGCCGCCGGGGGGAGAGAATGTTTCCTCTCTCCCGGGCGCCGCAGTTCCGGGGGCAAGTACTGTTCCTGTTACCTGGAACTCGATGTGGGGACGGAAGCGGAGCGTAGCGAAATTTACGAACGCCTTCAGGCCGATCCCGCGGTGCGGGTAATACTCTGAAATGGGAATGAAACGAAGCCGAAACCCGGTTGCCGGGAACGTGGTTCAGGAGAAGGACGGACCCGCCTTCATTTTCGCCCTCTCCGCGGCCGCCTGCTTGATTCTTCACCTGGTCGTCTCGAATATCAGCGGCGAACCTACGCCCCTTCCCGAGCCGCAGACCTGGCTGTTTATCCTGGCCCGGTTGGCGCTGGTGGCGTCCGCGCTTCTGATCCTTATGGCCGCCTTTACCCTGGCGGGATCCGGAAGGGGCGCTCGTTCGGCTTCTCCGGCCCCCCCGGCGGTCGAGCCCCAGCCCCCCCCGATGCCGCCCGTCTCCGCTCCGGCGCCGTTCCTGGAATATATCCTGGATTATTCGCCCCTGATTTCGATCCAGGTCTCTCGGCAGGGAACGGTGGGACGCATCAGCCGTACGCTGGCCAATCTTCTCGGCACCCGGGCGGGAACGGTCGAAGGCGGCGACGCCGCCGAGCTGGTCGATTCCGAGGAACGCCCGGCGTTTCGGCAATATTTGGACGGGCATCTTTCCGGAGCGGTTACTCCCGGCCTGGAAGCGACGATCGCCACCCCCGCCGGCGCCCGGAAAGTAGTGTTCGCCGAGCGGCATCTGCCAATTCCGCAGGGTGGACTCAGTCCGGACATCCTTCTCGTAGGCATCGAAGTCACCGAACTCCGGCAGCTGGAGGCGGAAAACGACCGTCTCCGGGGGCGCCTGCAGCAGGCCGCGCTCATGGAGGAACTGGGCCTGATCGCCGGGGGCGTGGCCCACGACATCAAGAACATCATCAATCCGGTCATCGGCTACCCCGATTACATCCTGCAATCTCTGCCCCCGGATTCGGACCTTCGGCAACCGCTGACCAAAGTCAGGGATTCCGCGCGTAAGACGCTGGAGGTTATTCTCAATTTCCTGGCCCTGGCGCGCCGCGGCCGCTTCGAGCCGGTGTCTTACAACTTGAACAACGTGATCGACAAGTTCGTCGCTTCCCCGGAAGCGTCGGTACTCAAGGATCGGTTTCCAGGAGTGAAGCTGATCGTCGATCTCGATCCCGGCATCCCCGAACTGGAGGGGGTTCCCGCTCAGTTGAACAACGCCGTCATGAACCTGGTCAGAAACGCGTTCGAGGCGGTCGAGCAGGGGAGGGTGACCGTCTCCACTACGCAGAGGGAATTGGAGTTTCCGGTCAAGGGGTATCAGCAGATTCCCCGGGGGACGTACGTGGTTCTGACGGTCGCCGACGAAGGCAAGGGAATGTCCGAGGAGCACCTGGGGCATCTCTTCGAGGCGTTTTTCTCCAAGAAGGAGATGGGGCAATCCGGTTCCGGATTGGGATTGGCGGTGGTGGCGGGAATCGTCCAGGACCACCGGGGCTACCTGGACGTCAAATCCCGCGAAGGCGAGGGGACCACGTTTTCGATATATTTCCCCGCCCCCCGTATGGAACGGGCGGACCGGGGAAAAGAGGAGGATCTGCCTCTGGCCCTGGCGGCGGCGGCCGACTATGAAACCAGATTCCAAGCCAAGAACCTGCTCGGCCGGATCGGCTACCGGGTCGTGGCCGCGTCCAGTGTGGAAGAAGGTTCGCGCAAGGTCGCCGGGGAAAACCCGCAGGTGGTTCTGGTTGATATTTCGGGCTTGGAGCACGGCCGGATCGAGGAAGCTGTTCGTTCCATGCGGCGGCTGGTGGAATCTGGGGGCGCGCTGCTTCTGGCGGGAACGCTCCCTCCGGGAATGGAGGATCTGGAAAAAATCAGGCTGTCGTTGCCGCTCGATCGCGCCGAACTGGAAGGGCGGCTGCGGGGCCAGATGGGAAAGGTCGACGAAAGCGGATGAACGGTAAGAACTACTACGCCGTCCTGGGCGTGGATAAAGGCGCCACCCCGGATCAGATCAAGAAGGCGTATCGTAAACTGGCCAAAAGCTGCCATCCCGACACCCACCCCGGCGACCCGGCCGCGGAGGAAAAGTTCAAGGAAGTTTCCGAAGCGTACGAGATTCTGGGGGACGAGAAAAAACGCCGCCAATACGATCAGATGCAGGCCGCTTTTTCTCAGGGTTTCAGGCCGGGGGGCTTCGATTTTTCCGGTTCGGGAGTGAATTTCGAGGACCTCTTCGGGGGTGCTTCCGAACGAGGAGGGACCGGGGGATACACCTACGCCGATCTGGGAGGGCTGGGGGGGCTCGGGGATATTTTCAGCCAGTTCATGGATCTCGGCGGCCATATCCGCCAGGAACGGGCTCATGTCCCCGAACGCGGCCACGACATCAGCGCCCAAGTGACCCTTCCCCTGGATAAGGCCCTCAAGGGAGGAAAAGTCAGACTCACGGTCAAAAGGAACGAGACCTGCCCCTCCTGTGGGGGCAGCGCCGCCGCCGCCGGGACCCGGCCCGAGGTCTGCCCCGAATGCGGGGGTAGAGGGAGAGTGGTCATCCCCCAGGGGAATATCGCGGTGGCGCGGCCGTGTCCCCGCTGTTACGGCCGGGGGGAGATAATCTCCAAACCGTGCCCGGAATGCTCCGGCACCGGATCCGTGCAGGCTACCCGGAAATTTTCGGTGAAGATCCCCGCCGGGGTCCGGGACCGCCAGATCATCAGGCTGCCCGGCCAGGGCGACCCCGGCGCGGCCGGCGGCCCCCCCGGAGATATCATCATTCATGTCCTGCTTCTGCCGGACAGCCGCTACCGCCGGACCGGGGACGACCTCCGCGCTTCGGTCAGTATCGATTTCCCCACGGCCGTCCTGGGAGGGAAGGTTCCGGTAACGACGCCCGCGGGCCCGGTACAGATGACCGTTCCCCCCGGAACCCAGCCGGGGACCGTTCTCAGGCTCAAGGGGCGCGGGGCGCCGATCCCCGGCGGAAAGGGGCGGGGGGACCTTCTGGTCGCGGTCAACGTCACCGTTCCCAAACATCCCACCCCCGAGCAGAAGGAGATGCTGGACAAGCTCAGGGTCCCGCCTTCCTGAGGGCGGCCCTACCGAATATTTCCGGAGTTTCGGGGCCGTTCCGGCGCTCCGGATATTCCCTCCTCCGCATGCCGCAGTTGCGGTTTGACAGCACCTACCCTCTTTGCTAGTATCCCCGCTTCCGGTGGGAACCTAGTCATGGCCAAGACCGATTACAAACAGTCGCTGAACCTTCCCCGGACCGCTTTCGGCATGCGCGCCAACCTCTCCGAAAAGGAACCGGCATACCTGGAGCGCTGGGAAAAAGCGGATCTGTACGGGAAGATCCGCCGCGCCCGCGCCGGCGCTCCCCGTTATGTCCTTCACGACGGCCCCCCGTATCCCACCGGCAACCTGCATATCGGAACCGGGATGAACAAGATCCTCAAAGACGTCATCGTCCGTTTCCGGACCATGAGCGGGTTCGACTGCCCGTTTATTCCCGGATGGGACTGTCACGGACTTCCCATCGAGCACAAGGTGATGACCGGCCTCGGGCCCAAGGCGGCGCGGATGTCGGCCGGCGAGATCCGGGAGCGATGCCTCGCCTTCGCCCTCGATTTCGTCGACACCAACCGCCGCCAGTTCAAGCGGTTGGGCTGCCTGGGGCGGTGGGACGAACCTTATTTGACCATAAATCCCGGCTACGAGGCCGGGGTTATCGAGGTGTTCGCCAAGTTGGTGGAAAACGGGTACGTGTACCGCCAGCTCAAGCCCATCCACTGGTGCCCGTCCTGCCGGACCGCGCTGGCCGAAGCCGAGTTGGAATACCGCGACCGGGACGACGTCTCCATCCACGTCGGGTTCGAGCTGGAAGCCGCGTCAGTGCAGAATCTTCGAGAGTCGGGAGGGGAATTGAAATCGCTGGCGGGAGCGGTCGTGCTGATCTGGACCACCACCCCCTGGACCCTCCCCGCCAACCGGGCGGTAGCGGTCAACCCCGGATTCAACTACGTCTTGGCGGTTCCCGGGAACTCGGAATCCGAGGACGCGCGGCCGGCGATCGTGGCCCTCGAAACCCTGGAAAGGACGGCTGCGGCGCTGGGGTGGAAGCAATATCGGGTAGTGGGCCGGATTCCCGGGGAGAAACTGACGGAACTCGCGTATCGGCATCCTTTTTCGGAGACCGCTTGTCCGATCGTGCCGGCCGGATACGTAACCTCGGACGAAGGCACCGGATGCGTGCATACCGCTCCCGGCCACGGTACCGACGATTACCTGACCGGGGTCCGTTTCGGGTTGGAAGTGGCCAGTCCCGTCGATGAAGAGGGGCGGTTCACCGCCGACGCCGGCGGTTTTCTGGAAGGGAAGGAAGTTTTTCAGGCCAACGCCGCGATCGTGGAAAAGCTGTCCGAACTTGGGGCCCTGTGGGGGACGGGAAGGATCGCGCACTCCTATCCTCATTGCTGGAGGTGCCATCGACCCGTGATTTTCCGGGCGACCCGGCAGTGGTTCGTTTCCCTGGAACACCGGGAATTACGGAATGCGGCCCTGGCCGAAGTCGATCGAGTGAATTGGGTGCCCGAATGGGGGATCAACCGCATCCGGGGCATGATCGAACAGAGGCCCGACTGGTGTATTTCCCGTCAACGCAACTGGGGGATTCCGATACCCGCGTTTTACTGCGAAAACTGCGGGCTGGAACTGCTGGATCCCGGCGTCGTCAGGAAGGTCGCGGCCATGTTCGAACGGGAGGGAGCGGACTCCTGGTTCCGGAAACCGGCTTCGGAGATAGTGGGCGCCGCCGCGGTCTGTTCCCGGTGCGGCGGGAAGAATTTCCGCAAGGAAAACGATATTTTCGACGTCTGGTTCGAATCGGGCTCGTCCCACCGCTCGGTCCTCATGCGCGAAGCCGGTCTCTCCTTTCCCGCGGACCTGTATCTGGAGGGAAGCGACCAGCACCGGGGCTGGTTTCAGCTCTCCCTGCTTCTCTCCACCGCCGCCGAGGGGAAGGCGCCGTTCAAGGCCGTGCTTACCCACGGGTTCGTCGTCGACGAGAACGGGGAAAAAATGTCGAAATCGCGGGGTAACTTCATCTCCGTGGACGGGGCGATAGAAAAGTACCCGGCCGACATTCTCCGTCTCTGGTTTTCGTCGGTCGATTACCGCAAGGACATCAATGTTTCCCTGGATCTGATCGGGAAAACCGAGGACGCTTACCGGAAAATCCGCAACACCTTCCGCCACGCCCTGGGAAACATTGCCGGGTTCGATCCCCGCCGCGACCTTCTGGCCCGCGAGCGGATGGAAGAAGTGGACCGCTGGATCATGCTCGAGGCGGCCAAACTTCGCGACCGGGTGACCGAGGCCTATTCCGCCTTCGAATTTCACCGCGTCTATCGCGATATTCATAATTTCTGCGTCGTGCAGATGTCGTCCATCTACCTTGATGTTCTCAAGGACACCCTCTATACTTTTCCCGCCGATTCCCGGCCGCGGCGTTCCTGCCAGAGCGCTCTTTGGAGGGTGACGGACCTGCTGGCCCGGTTGCTGGCGCCCGTTCTTTGTTTTACCGCCGAAGAGGTTTGGGAAACGCTGCATGCCGACTCCGCCGTCCTCGAGAGCGTCCATCTGGCTCCGTGGCCCGGGACCATGGAGGAATGGAAGGACCCGGAACTGGAGCAGACGTGGGAGCGCCTTCTCCGGGTCCGGGAAGAGGTGCTCAAGGCACTGGAAGGGGAGCGGGCGGCGGGAAAGATAGGAAACTCCCTCGATGCCCGGGTAAGCATCGGTGCCGAGGGGGATGAGGAAGAATGGCTGAGGCCGTATCTGAGCATTCTTCCCCAACTTTGCATAGTGTCGGAAGCGGAGCTGGTTGCTCCCGGCGAAACACGGGTGGGTATTTCCCCGGCGCGGGGGCGCAAGTGCGTCCGCTGTTGGAAATATTCGGAAACGGTGGGCGTCGATCCCGGTCATCCGCTCATCTGCGCGCAGTGCGTCGAACACATTTCCGTTTGAATGAAGAACGTCCTTACGGCAAGGGGGTGGAAGTGAAGAACAACCAACTGAAAAAGGAACAGATGGAGCAATACCGGGAGAAACTGCTCGAGCTCCGTCACCGTCTCACCGGCGATCTCAGCCGGCTCCAGGATTCGTCCTCGAACCGCCAGGCCTGGGAAGAAGTCGGCGGCCGCAGCTCCGATGAGGCCGACAAAGCCGACGCCGATTATTCCCGGAGTTTCAATTTCAACATGGTTTCCAACAAGCAGGAGATGCTCTGGGAAATCGATGGGGCGCTGGATCGGATCGAAGAGGGAAGCTACGGCGAATGCGAATCCTGCGGGGTGCGGATACCGCTGAAGCGCCTGAACGCCAAACCGTTCGCCCGTTACTGCATCAAATGCGCCGAAAAGCTTGAAGAAGAAGGCCTGCGCTGAATGGCGGGACTGATCGCTTTCGTCTGCGTGTTCTGCCTGGATCAGGTCTGTAAATGGTTGGCCGTGGCCAACCTGGCTCCGGGGCGTCCACTGAGCGTCGTTCCGGGTTTTTTTAACCTGACGCTGGTCTATAACCGGGGAGGGGCATTCGGGCTTTTTCCCGGGAAGGCCGGAGTCTTCATCGTGCTCTCCCTGGTCATTATCGGCGTTCTGCTCGTCTGCTATCGCAGGATATTCGCCCGGGGGCGGATGTTCCAGGTCTGCGCCGGGCTGATTCTGGGAGGAGCGGTGGGAAACCTGCTGGACCGCTTTCACCACGCCCACGTGATCGACTTTCTCGATTTCTACCTCGGGAAAAGGCACTGGCCCGCCTTCAATATCGCGGACTCCGCCATCTGCGTCGGCGTCGGCCTGCTGATCGTACTGTCCATGGCCGGGAAGGACCGGGTGCGCCGTCCGCAGTCGGCCCCGGGGGCCCCCGCCGGGGAAGGAAACGGGAACGGCTGACATGTGCCCGACGCTTTTCCATCTCGGTCCGCTTCCCATACATTCCTACGGCGTGCTTCTGGGCGCCGCCTTCGTTATCGGGGTTTTCCTGGCCATGCGCCGGGCTCCGGGGATGGGGGTGCAGCCGCAGGTGATATCGGACCTGGCGTTGTATATCCTCCTGGGGATCGTCGTGGGCGCCCGGCTGCTGCATGTGCTGTCCGACTGGGAATATTACCGGATGCACCCCTTCAGCGCGGTCAAGGTCTGGGAAGGGGGTTTGGCTTTTCATGGGGGCCTGATCGGAGCGGTGGCGATTTCGATCTGGTACCTGCGCCGCCGGGGGATTTCTCCGTGGCGGGTGGGAGACGTCATCGTTCCCTCGGTCGCCCTGGGTCACGCCATCGGTCGGCTGGGGTGTTTTCTCAACGGTTGCTGCTACGGGCCCGTCTCCGGGCTTTCCTGGGCGGTCCGTTTCCCCGGGGGCAGCCTGGCTTCGCAACAGCACTACGCCGAGGGCCTCCTGGAGAGCCCGGGGAGCGCCTCCCTGCCGGTTCTGCCCACCCAGCTGATTTCGGCGGCGG
The window above is part of the bacterium genome. Proteins encoded here:
- a CDS encoding cation:proton antiporter — encoded protein: MSIFDLDILALLGIGAFGGILGARLFQLLRIPQVVGYIAIGVLIGKSGIGLINDDSIATLGTFNLFALGLIGFLVGGELHGATFRKYGRQFSAILVGEGMGAFLLVGIPVTLLCWHFLGNLPLAVASGIVFGSISSATDPASTIDVLWEYRSRGILTTSLVAIVALDDALAMTLYGFGTSIASILTGGEVSLQAVAGRIAVELFGAIALGVGMGFFLNPLLRWLRRKEQTLVLALAILLLVIGISSVSGMDIILATMALGVTLTNLAPRRSEELFSLIQMLSKPIYVIFFVLVGARLGIGEMPGWFWLVIAVYVVARSLGKLYGARLGGYVSQAPPTVTRYCGYGLFAQGGVAVGLSIMAAHHLGEIPAGEGLSLGDMIISAVTATTLIVQVIGPSMVKFAIRAADEAGRDITQDDVIAEMTAGKAMDRDAPTIVEHDSINRVVQEFTTHAATSLPVTDRAGKIVGLITLEGLKEVMGSHECWDWLLAGDVMLPVTEVVTVDTPLKEAMELMDQLHFDRLAVVEDRRSMKAAGILDSTRLRILISGEVLRRQQGAMLPAPEPAEAG
- a CDS encoding PTS sugar transporter subunit IIA, encoding MEEEIMTIEEVARLLRVSERTVYDWAQRGDIPAGKLGNSWRFKRSRINQWLDEKLAAGKPPPAYPVDLSTILNPARILIIDVSGKKEALDLLIDAIVDTTDIKDRAALAEGIFHREELMSTGIGGGIGIPHVRIPSVTKLVMAMGVNKRDIPDYTSLDSTPVRIICMIAAGKNQHSDYLQTLAALGARLRRRDFRERILTAESSEEIYRIVAEEDVS
- a CDS encoding DUF493 domain-containing protein produces the protein MTPERSVGDIEYPCRWGYTLIGENRDTLCRAARAAAGGRECFLSPGRRSSGGKYCSCYLELDVGTEAERSEIYERLQADPAVRVIL
- a CDS encoding ATP-binding protein produces the protein MKRSRNPVAGNVVQEKDGPAFIFALSAAACLILHLVVSNISGEPTPLPEPQTWLFILARLALVASALLILMAAFTLAGSGRGARSASPAPPAVEPQPPPMPPVSAPAPFLEYILDYSPLISIQVSRQGTVGRISRTLANLLGTRAGTVEGGDAAELVDSEERPAFRQYLDGHLSGAVTPGLEATIATPAGARKVVFAERHLPIPQGGLSPDILLVGIEVTELRQLEAENDRLRGRLQQAALMEELGLIAGGVAHDIKNIINPVIGYPDYILQSLPPDSDLRQPLTKVRDSARKTLEVILNFLALARRGRFEPVSYNLNNVIDKFVASPEASVLKDRFPGVKLIVDLDPGIPELEGVPAQLNNAVMNLVRNAFEAVEQGRVTVSTTQRELEFPVKGYQQIPRGTYVVLTVADEGKGMSEEHLGHLFEAFFSKKEMGQSGSGLGLAVVAGIVQDHRGYLDVKSREGEGTTFSIYFPAPRMERADRGKEEDLPLALAAAADYETRFQAKNLLGRIGYRVVAASSVEEGSRKVAGENPQVVLVDISGLEHGRIEEAVRSMRRLVESGGALLLAGTLPPGMEDLEKIRLSLPLDRAELEGRLRGQMGKVDESG
- a CDS encoding J domain-containing protein, yielding MNGKNYYAVLGVDKGATPDQIKKAYRKLAKSCHPDTHPGDPAAEEKFKEVSEAYEILGDEKKRRQYDQMQAAFSQGFRPGGFDFSGSGVNFEDLFGGASERGGTGGYTYADLGGLGGLGDIFSQFMDLGGHIRQERAHVPERGHDISAQVTLPLDKALKGGKVRLTVKRNETCPSCGGSAAAAGTRPEVCPECGGRGRVVIPQGNIAVARPCPRCYGRGEIISKPCPECSGTGSVQATRKFSVKIPAGVRDRQIIRLPGQGDPGAAGGPPGDIIIHVLLLPDSRYRRTGDDLRASVSIDFPTAVLGGKVPVTTPAGPVQMTVPPGTQPGTVLRLKGRGAPIPGGKGRGDLLVAVNVTVPKHPTPEQKEMLDKLRVPPS
- the ileS gene encoding isoleucine--tRNA ligase; translated protein: MAKTDYKQSLNLPRTAFGMRANLSEKEPAYLERWEKADLYGKIRRARAGAPRYVLHDGPPYPTGNLHIGTGMNKILKDVIVRFRTMSGFDCPFIPGWDCHGLPIEHKVMTGLGPKAARMSAGEIRERCLAFALDFVDTNRRQFKRLGCLGRWDEPYLTINPGYEAGVIEVFAKLVENGYVYRQLKPIHWCPSCRTALAEAELEYRDRDDVSIHVGFELEAASVQNLRESGGELKSLAGAVVLIWTTTPWTLPANRAVAVNPGFNYVLAVPGNSESEDARPAIVALETLERTAAALGWKQYRVVGRIPGEKLTELAYRHPFSETACPIVPAGYVTSDEGTGCVHTAPGHGTDDYLTGVRFGLEVASPVDEEGRFTADAGGFLEGKEVFQANAAIVEKLSELGALWGTGRIAHSYPHCWRCHRPVIFRATRQWFVSLEHRELRNAALAEVDRVNWVPEWGINRIRGMIEQRPDWCISRQRNWGIPIPAFYCENCGLELLDPGVVRKVAAMFEREGADSWFRKPASEIVGAAAVCSRCGGKNFRKENDIFDVWFESGSSHRSVLMREAGLSFPADLYLEGSDQHRGWFQLSLLLSTAAEGKAPFKAVLTHGFVVDENGEKMSKSRGNFISVDGAIEKYPADILRLWFSSVDYRKDINVSLDLIGKTEDAYRKIRNTFRHALGNIAGFDPRRDLLARERMEEVDRWIMLEAAKLRDRVTEAYSAFEFHRVYRDIHNFCVVQMSSIYLDVLKDTLYTFPADSRPRRSCQSALWRVTDLLARLLAPVLCFTAEEVWETLHADSAVLESVHLAPWPGTMEEWKDPELEQTWERLLRVREEVLKALEGERAAGKIGNSLDARVSIGAEGDEEEWLRPYLSILPQLCIVSEAELVAPGETRVGISPARGRKCVRCWKYSETVGVDPGHPLICAQCVEHISV
- a CDS encoding TraR/DksA family transcriptional regulator; translated protein: MKNNQLKKEQMEQYREKLLELRHRLTGDLSRLQDSSSNRQAWEEVGGRSSDEADKADADYSRSFNFNMVSNKQEMLWEIDGALDRIEEGSYGECESCGVRIPLKRLNAKPFARYCIKCAEKLEEEGLR
- the lspA gene encoding signal peptidase II encodes the protein MAGLIAFVCVFCLDQVCKWLAVANLAPGRPLSVVPGFFNLTLVYNRGGAFGLFPGKAGVFIVLSLVIIGVLLVCYRRIFARGRMFQVCAGLILGGAVGNLLDRFHHAHVIDFLDFYLGKRHWPAFNIADSAICVGVGLLIVLSMAGKDRVRRPQSAPGAPAGEGNGNG
- the lgt gene encoding prolipoprotein diacylglyceryl transferase is translated as MCPTLFHLGPLPIHSYGVLLGAAFVIGVFLAMRRAPGMGVQPQVISDLALYILLGIVVGARLLHVLSDWEYYRMHPFSAVKVWEGGLAFHGGLIGAVAISIWYLRRRGISPWRVGDVIVPSVALGHAIGRLGCFLNGCCYGPVSGLSWAVRFPGGSLASQQHYAEGLLESPGSASLPVLPTQLISAAVLVAIFLILLRLTRAATFPGEVFWSYGILYGVARFLLELIRGDTPPVLGPFSLYQVISAGIFLFSAVMLAVLRARGREDPPRRIYSRPSSGHARKV